A portion of the bacterium genome contains these proteins:
- a CDS encoding rod shape-determining protein, with translation MALFSKKLGIDLGTSNTLVFLPGRGIVLNEPSVVAVSEQDNQILAVGIDAKDMIGKTPDNIIAYRPMRDGVIADYRVTEAMLRYFINKALGRWNIWKPDVMVSVPAGVTSTERRAVVEAAIKAGAKNAYVVKEPILAAIGAGISIQEPNGHMIVDIGGGTTDVAVISLGGIVTCNSVKCAGNRIDLAIADYIKKTYNLAIGDKTAEEMKINVGSAVTMDDELSMTIKGRDFLTGLPRSVEIKTNEVVKAIAKELRDMIKAIKDVLQETPPELASDIIDNGIIMTGGSSQLRNLPELVYRRTGVKAKLADDPLYCVAKGTGIALEHLNTYKRTIISKR, from the coding sequence ATGGCATTATTTTCTAAAAAGCTCGGAATTGACCTTGGAACATCTAATACTCTTGTTTTTCTTCCTGGGCGTGGAATTGTTCTAAACGAGCCTTCAGTTGTTGCAGTTTCTGAGCAAGATAATCAGATTCTGGCTGTTGGAATAGACGCAAAGGATATGATTGGAAAGACACCAGACAATATTATTGCATATAGACCAATGCGCGATGGTGTTATCGCTGACTATAGAGTTACTGAGGCTATGCTTAGATATTTCATAAACAAGGCTCTTGGCAGATGGAATATTTGGAAGCCAGACGTGATGGTCTCAGTTCCTGCTGGTGTTACTTCAACTGAAAGACGTGCTGTAGTTGAGGCTGCAATTAAGGCAGGTGCTAAAAATGCATATGTTGTTAAGGAACCTATTCTTGCTGCAATTGGCGCTGGTATTTCTATTCAAGAGCCAAATGGACACATGATTGTAGACATTGGTGGTGGAACAACAGACGTTGCCGTTATTTCCTTGGGAGGAATTGTGACATGTAATTCTGTTAAATGTGCAGGAAATAGAATTGATCTTGCAATTGCGGATTACATTAAGAAAACCTATAACCTAGCGATCGGGGATAAGACAGCAGAGGAGATGAAAATAAACGTAGGGTCCGCCGTTACAATGGACGATGAACTTTCAATGACAATTAAGGGTCGCGATTTTCTAACCGGCCTTCCTCGATCTGTTGAAATTAAAACAAATGAAGTTGTTAAGGCAATTGCAAAAGAATTAAGAGATATGATCAAGGCAATCAAGGATGTTCTTCAAGAGACTCCACCTGAGCTTGCGTCTGATATTATTGATAACGGGATAATAATGACTGGGGGATCTTCACAGTTACGTAATCTTCCAGAGCTTGTTTATAGAAGAACTGGAGTTAAAGCAAAGCTTGCTGATGATCCACTTTACTGTGTTGCTAAAGGAACAGGTATCGCCCTGGAGCACTTGAATACATATAAGAGAACAATTATTTCCAAGCGATAA
- a CDS encoding RNA-binding protein, translating into MERKLYIGNLAWTTTTESLKQAFSKAGEVVDAIVMTEKMSGRSRGFGFVTMATDEATDAAIAMFNEQDLEGRNLVVNRARPKTDTPMGAPRRDFGGRGGDDRGGDRGGDRGFRRDY; encoded by the coding sequence ATGGAAAGAAAGTTATATATCGGAAACCTTGCTTGGACAACTACAACAGAAAGTCTTAAGCAAGCATTTTCAAAGGCTGGAGAAGTAGTAGACGCTATCGTTATGACAGAAAAGATGAGTGGACGTTCAAGAGGATTCGGATTTGTCACAATGGCAACCGATGAGGCAACAGACGCTGCTATCGCTATGTTCAACGAACAAGATCTTGAAGGAAGAAACCTTGTAGTTAACAGAGCTCGTCCTAAGACAGATACTCCTATGGGAGCACCAAGAAGAGATTTTGGTGGAAGAGGTGGCGATGACCGCGGTGGAGACAGAGGTGGAGACCGTGGATTCAGACGCGACTACTAA